TTTGTTGTTGTTGACTAAAGCCTCACAAATCCGGGTAGGAACCCTGGGCTCCTGTAATCTGAGTGTGAAACACCAGTTGCAGGGCTGATGGTGTTCCCCAGTAGGGGGAGGGGCTGTTAACAACAGCAGTAGGGGCCAGCacaaggggtgggggctggatgtAAGATGGCTGCTTGTCTGAGTCTGCTTCTGTCGCTCCAGAAAGACTTTTAACCTGTCCCATCCAATGCTCCTTTTCTCAGTGAAAGGCCTAATGTCGTTGGAGGACTGTCAGCTAGTTATGCCGAGTGAAATATTTCAACCAGCATTTCTTTATGACAGCAGGAAACAGCCATTAAAACCTGAGATGGcagagaaagagggagatgggcctAGGTCCAGGATAGGGAGCTGACTCTATCCAAATCCATCTGTGTGATTTTAACAATGAATCCACTATATTAATGGAGTAATTGGTCAGCAGAGATTTCCTAGTACCCAACACAACCTTTATTTGAGTGATATAATTTTATTTCCTCATAGCATTGGCAGTTTCACTGCAACCCTGTGGAAGTCAGTCCCAAAGTTTTGACTGTTGCATTCTTTGTAGCTGGTGGAGTTATGGTAGGAACCCAGGAAAGTCCAATAAATTGAAAAGCAGTGATTTTTATTCTGGCTGTTTATCCTCCCAGAGTTAGCTGCAGAGCAAACCATATCGCCTCATGCCTCCTGTACCCCATCTGAGGCAGAGCCATCAATAGGCTTAACAGTGCTACAGAGCTGGCTAGAAGATTTAAAAGAAGCTAAGAGGAGCAAGTCTGTTGGCCCACCGAGGCTCTCATGCCTCATAACCAGAAAGTGGGGCTATTTAGAGTCCCCAACCCTCCACACCTGCTTTAATAATGACATAATCAGCAGAATAGCATTACCATGTAATATATAAAGATCACATTAATGGTTAACTAGCAAATTAATGTTTCTGTTTGCCAAAGCAATATAATCCAAGTTACAGTTTCGGACATTGGGCTCTGAAATTGTGAGTATGCAGCAGCGTCACACTAAGGCCCTGTGATACCCACCAGTCAGGAAAGACACAAATCcactttcatttcaaattttgtgCAACATAGACACCTAGAAAGAAGTGGGGCTTAAAATAACGCCTTGCATAGCTATAGTGCCATCGATCTCAAATGTGTTTGGCAAACGTTAATGAATTAGGCCTCATAAAACCCCTGCATTGTTATTCTCCCCGGTACAGATTGAGTGACTTATTCAGGGTGGTACCAGAAAATTGGGGTCAGCCAGGAGCAGGACGCTGATAGCGCTGGTTTATGCTTTAGCTAGCAGCTTGTATACTCAGCCATTTAGGAAACTGACCTGTGATTTGCTGTAAagtactgaaaatatattttagagtagcagccgtgttagtctgtatcagcaaaaagaacagaagttcttgtggcattttagagactaacaaatttattagagcataagcgttcgtgggctacagcccacttcattggactcatagaatggaacatatagtaagaagatatttatacatacagagaacatgaaaaggtggaagtacccataccaactgtaagaagctaattaattaagaggagctattatcagcagggggaaaaaaacttttgaagtgataatcaagatggcccatttcggacagttgacacgaaggtgtgaggatacttaacatggggaaaaagaaaaggctcacttcatcggatgcatacgatgaagtatgcatccgatgaagtgagctgtagctcacgaaagcttatgctcaaataaattggttagtctctaaaggtgccacaagtcctcctgttctttttgcgaatacagactaacactgtaACCTTTGGAGCAACCACCTCTAGGGTTGAGTGGGTAACTCACTGGCCATTCGGTCCTGGGTTTTCCTCCAAAAATTGCCAAGAATGGAGTCAGTTAGAATGGCAGTTGTGTTGTTAACTTGGTCACCTGTCCAGTAGGAGCCAGACCCATTTCACATGAGCGTCTGAACAGCTGTTAACCATCCTGAGTTTAATCTAATGTCTTAATGAAATTTTTACCCTGTTGCTTcaattttcttttattcttaCAACATCCTACTAATTTTTCAAACACTGACAGGTATACACCTTGGTCTCATAACTGACCTACTCTGGGCACACACTTGTTACCTACTAATGCAAAACTGTAACAGCTAgtaccagtcccctgagccataCAATCAGCTTCCTTTAGCCTAGCTCTTTTAATCCCACACTAGACTTATTTCCCTGTTCCCAGCAGCACTGAATCGTGTTCCCAATTCTATCTTTACTTTCCAGCTCTTCAAGCAATAAATAGTGAGGAAGCAGCGGTATGTTGCTGCCTTCAAACTCCAGGCACCCCCTCCCTTTTGTAGTTAGAGAGGCCAGCTGGTGTTTCCCTCCTACCCATACTCCAGGGCAGTAACATATAGAGGGCCTGTCTAGACAAACGTGGCATTTTGAGGAGCATGTGTTGTGTTTTGGGGTCAGTGGGCTGGAGgaatgtaacacacacacacattcagaacCAGCAAAGGCTGACCACGCACTTCCCAATTCCTGTAGCCAAAGCATCACGGGAAAACTTGCATTCCTCCTCCTTCTCGTTCTGGTGGGAAGAGGTTTCACATGGAGAGGTGCAAAGTGGGTTAATGAGGAACCTGGCCATCTGGGACTCAGCAGGTACTTCCTGCCTTGCATTCCCATCCCCCATGCCAATGAAATAAAAGAGCAGGCCTATGGTCTGCTGCTTTGTACCCTTCCCCTTTGTGTGGGTGACTGGTCAGTAGCTCTAAGGTAAGACTAGGTTGGGGCttgttgaaaaaaatcagtgcCCTTGGTTAAGGGGATTGGGTGAATGGTTGCTTAGACTATGGCTCTTACTCTGAAAGTATCATTGCCTTCTTGCAAAGAAGTTCTTCGGGTTCTGCTGTGGGTGTCTGGCTATATGTACTTCCTTAAAAGTGAAATTAGTCCCTTAAGAGGGGTTGCTTTAATGTCAGCCTGGAGTGACTTGCAGGGCTTGACTAGCCTACAGCATTCTGGGGTGCTCATTTCACAGTATGATACCCATTTGGCATAGGAATGATAGCTAGTGGTTCCCTGCATTTTCTCTGCAAGGTATCTAGTAAATACTTGTCATACTAGCATTGTCTTAGGCAGCTAGCCTAACTAATTGGCTGTATGTAGAAGGCTTGTTGAGGAGACCTGGGATAAGAAGTTTAGGGTGGCAAGGCCTGCTTTTGAGAAGTGAAAGTTAGTTGACAAACCTCTGATCTTGatttctcttcccctgctgcccccgccccctgggccTGCATTCATGATCTGCTTGCTACTAGTGCACTGGGCATGCATCTGAAAGTGGTGGGGGGAAGAAGCCATAAAAGCTGTCCTGGGAAAACAAGCTAAAGTCCTGCAACTGCTGTAGAAAACAGCTGAGTAACTGAGAAGAAGCAGCTAGGTATTGGGAGTCCCTAGATTTTATCTTTCTCTTCTGTGCATGCCTCTTCTGGTGGCCCTAGCCCTTGCATGTACTAGCCCGCCCTGGCTTTGGAGGGGGCAGCCTTATCTTGCTTAGGACTGTGCATGGCAAGCTAAGTGTAGGCTTCCTCATACTGGTCCACTCGCTAACTCTAGAATGCCTAGTGTCCATGTCTAGAGTGCTCTCCTATTGTGTGATCATGAGTTGCCTATGGCTGTAGCTAGGGATGGTTGACTCTCACCAGTGCTCGCCACCTAACTTTTTAGTAAAGCTTCATCACAGTTAGCCCCACAGCAAGTGTAGCATTAACTTGCCTGAATGTCTTCCACTAGCTGTAGATGCTGTTTCAGCTCTAGCCTTGCTGTGCCTACAAGACACACTTTCACTTCTGCATTAGACTCCCATCACAAACCTCCAAGACAAAAATGCTGAGCCTGAGGTTGTTATGGGAGCTGCACTTATATACCTGCTGTAGACCTAGGAGCTGGTGGGCGCATAGCATACTAAAGCGATTGTGCCTACAAAAAACTAGGGGCCTGTATCCCAGTTTGCATACACCACTGTTATGCACAAGTATGTGTAGGTGTGGTAGAATGGGCAGTGGCACCACAGCTTAGCCATGTTGAGTAGTAACTGGCCTGACCCCTGTGGGTGGGTAGCTAGTACAAGTATGTGTATGTGAGCTGGGAGGCTgttgtgtagatgtagcctaaagGGTCTCTAATCTGGGCTCTGCCTCAGGATTTGGAATGGGCACCCACTCACCCTTCCTCAGCCCCTCTAGTGACTCTGCAGAGTGTTTACCTTGTGATGGTTCCACCACTGGAAGGTGGGTAGAAGCTGCTAAAGCTCTTAAAGTGGCTACTTGGCATAGACTCTTCTTCATGGCTCCTAGGTTTGACTTCCCTATCAAGCCTACATATTAACTGTAGCTGACAAGTTCTGATCTGCCAGCTGGGGTGCAGTGATATACTTGGCAAACTGTCCCACATCCCTCTCCATAAGAATAAGGTGTCCATTCCTCCCAGTTTCTGTAACTGTGGGGAGGAATGAATGTAGTATTTTTTTGgggtgcgttttttttttttggacacttccttcctctttcatcccctccagagcagagctctgtaAAATAGGTGATCTGGAGTAATGGAGGGCTGGAAAAAGAAGGCATCTCTCCACTCCTTGGGGTTTCTAACCTAGCCCAGTACTTGCAGTCTGCACTGTTGCATCTTCTGAGGTCCCATCTAAACATGGCTTTAAGTAGTTGAGGGAACCCATTTAAAACAGGAACACACCTATTTAAGAGCTGGTATGTTAATACTCAACAAAAGACCATTGCCGCTTCAATAAGCGTGTGGTGGGAGACTGTCAGAACTGACTAGttaaaagaaaacaagcacttgGCTAGAATAGTATCTATCCaatcttctctccccccacacccccttgttAAACAGGCTGTAGCTGAGATTAATTTAAACCAGGACCTTCCTATGCTGGTTTCAAAGTCCTAGTTGGAAAAGGCTgtatgtgtttggtttttttaagggaGCAGGTAGCTATGGAAAACATTGCATAGCTTGACTAAAATAGCAAGGACTAAATTGGCTCAACCTCTGGAGTGTCAGCCTTGCACAGGTTATTCAAGGTATTAGTTTAGTCTTCCATTAGCAGTTGGGCTAGTGGATCCCATGGGGACACGAGCTATCAAAGTAGCTGCTACTTTAATTAGGGAGGACTGTAGACTAAAGCAACTACTGTATCTCCTAATTCTTCACAGCTGAGCTGCCATGATGAGATTGCCCATGataaatcatggagcaggaccgCCACATATGGATAAGTCTTCAGGGCAAGACACTACAATGGCTTCCCCAAGAAGGAGAAAAAGCACCATGAGAGTAACCCCATGCCCTGCCACTGCCTTAGTGACTGTTGCCAAAAGGCATAGATGGCAAATCATATTGGCTACAGTGACCTGCTTTCTCGCTTGTACCATTGCATGTAATGAAGGGTCTTCAGCTACTCCTTGTCAGAACCCTCTTGGCACTGTGCCTACAACTTTACCCTTGCAGCCTGACTTATTGCTATCCCAGAATGCTACTGGTGGCATCTTGATGAAACCCAACAAATACTTACTGAACCACATTGTAAAAGGGCAAACTGACTTGCGTGCTGCTGGGGAAAAGCAACGTGCTAGAAGCTTATGGGCAGACTCTGTAGGCACCACAGACCAACTAAGCCTCCCAGAAGCCAAATGGCGTGACTTAAGCCGGATCTCTGCACTTGCATTCAAGCTTGATGGAAAAGGGAGCCTGCATTATAAATTGGGAGCTGCCAAGAAAGATAAGAATGGCATTGACTCTAAGACTCTGAGACTTGAAACTTCTCTGGCTCTTGATGCGCTAGCCAAAATGACAGGCTTCTCTTCTAAGCTTTCCCCTAAGGGGCTACAGGCATCCTCTAAGGAGGACCTGATGTTCTCCCCACATGCATCTAAAGCCGTGGAAGTTGGCACAATGGACTCTAATTACCCTGCAATGGTACCTGGTACTCTGTCCCAAGCACAATCCCTTCTAATAGATGCAGACTTCTTGCAGTATGACTCATTGCACTCTGCTCCAAAGGCATCTACACAGCCCTTAAAAGTTTCTCCAGATACTGCCTCCGTTGCTCAGTCAAGTCCAAACTCTGGCTTGAAGCAACAAGCTGCTGTAGACAGTCTCACTAGTGATGCCTGGGGTCTGTATAAAATGACCCACTTTGCCACACTAATGGCTCCCAGCACTAGCCTAGATCAGAGAGCCACTAGAAGTAGTCCCACTAGTGTCTTGCCTAAATTCCTGGCCTCTGCACCTCCAACGTATAGGGCTAGCAAAGAACTTTCCTATTTAATGTCACTGACCACAAGTCCTACCATGCCAGCCAGCCCAGCTGTTCCCACCCAGGATAACTTAACCATGAGTACCAACTTCCCGGAGTCCACATCTCTGGAAGCAACTAACATTGGCCCTACAGAACTGACCACCAGTAGGTGGCCAGGTTCTTCCCCCATATCAACTGGTGTGGCTGCTCATCAACCTGTGGAGCCAGTGTGGCTTGGTACTGTCCCTGGGACACAGCCAGGGTCTCTGACACCATCTCCTCCGTCAGGAGAAAGTTTCTTGGCTACATCCCCCAGTGTAACCATGCCCAACCAGGAACACCGTCCCTCTGAACTATCTGATGTGACGAAATTCATGTTGAGTGCTCTTCCTGTTAGTATGTCACAATCCACTaacctgctcccagccccagtatCTACAACAAGACTGCCCTCTGCCAAACCAATGGCCAGTACCTCAGCTTCTGCACCACTGCATGTGGGTGACCTGAGCCACTTCACAGAGCACCCATCTCCTGGGCCCCTTACTGTTCCAGACACCTTAGCAGGCCGCACTGAACGGGTAGAGACTGAGGAGCAGTTTACTGCAGCTGTACTGATGGCTGTCTCACCCACTGTTAGAGAGTCAATTAATTGGCCAATGCTACCTGTACATGTCAGCACTACTGCACAATCTCCTCCCCCATCTGGTGCTCCAGTCTCACCACTAAAGGTAACTCTTCCTGGTGTGGTGCATGCAAGTTCAGTAGAAGTGTCGTCTGGGTTTTCTTCACAGAGTGGTGTAGGGAGATCTATCCCTACCGCTCTGTCAGGACACAGTGGAACAAGGGCTCACATACCGTTAGTTCCCAAGCCAGCCACTGCTGAGCTGGGCCAGCTGCTAGTTCTAACTACTAGTTTATCAGGATTATTAGACCTTCCAGCTGACCGTGACACTCCAAGTTCTCTGGTGCTGGAAGAGACCTTTCCTGAGGCCTCTTCAGAACAGACCATTGTCCCTGGAGTCCCTCATAATCTAGTAACTAGCTCTAACACTCTCACTGATGTTGCAGTCAGTGATATGACTCAGCTGACTGGAGGTGTTACAGAGGGTCCCCCTTCAGTTGCAGCTGGAGTTGGCCTTTCCTCAGCCACACATCCCCTTGATCATCTCAAACTTGATGCAGAGACTGCCAGCACTTCCTCTACAGAGAGAATCCTGCCAGTGGGACAGCTGGGTCATAGACTGAAAGAGCACACTACTGAAATAGCATGTACTGGTTCTGATTCCACTAGTTGTCCAACCTGGGTGTCTGTTGACCTTAGTACAGCTGTGGAACAAAAGGGTTCTCCTAGCCTTGCTATTACACATGCTCCTGCCAATCTAACAAGAGTTTCTCCCTCTCAGGAATCAATGAGAGGTGTCTCCTCCAAGCCAGACACTCCAGTTGCTGGTACCAGTCAGGCTTTGACCTACTCCACAGTCCTGGCTAGTGTGAAGCCTGTTGCAGGCTTCCTGCATGAAGACACTACAGCCAATTCTCTGTCCCATATGTTGCCTATTAGTAAGGGCCCTAGAAGTCAGTCCAGTACTTCTGCTTGCTGCCCTGAGAGATCCCCTAGTGTCTCAAGAGCCAGTACAGCTGCAAACATTACTAGTGCCACCCTCTACCGGGAATTATCTAAAACTGTGAAGTTCCTTGATAAAGAACAGACTCTGGCAGCTGCTGAAGTAGTGGCTAAAATGCCTCCTGGCTCCTCAGAGCTCCCGCTGGAAGCTTCAAGTGATGCTCCAACTACAGAGCTGCTTTCCAGTGCAAGTTCAGCAAAGCCACAAGCTCAACCAGCACGTAAGCATTACTCACTCCGTAGACCAGGAATGAGAAGAAGGCTGTCCACCCCAGCTGACTTGGTCTTATCCCACTCAACCACATCTCTGCCTAGTGGGACAGACATCCAGCCAGGGCCAAAGGTGCACACTTCTCCACAGAATAAGACCTTCCCTTTGTTGCCCTCTAAAACAAGTAGCGATACAAGTGTCATAATGAAGACTGAGACAAACATCACCCATTCCACTCCCCTGTACCTAAACAGAACAGGGCTAGCATTGCTTGCTGGCTCAACCCCTACTGGAATGGAACATACTCCAGTGCCTATAACAGCAGCTGGTGTCCCAGTAGCTTCCACTACAGCTGCATCAGAATGGAAGCCCACATCAGCAACTCTGGGAGAGCACAAAGTCCCAGGTGTGGCTACAAAGGCAGCAAACTTCAGTGGGTTGGCCTCTACTGAGTCTCCAGTCAGTGTTATGGCACCTGCTGTTGGGTTGACCTCCACAAGCACGGCTGTGTCTAAGGCTACACCAGTCAAAAATAGAACAGCTGCTCCACTGCCATCACCTCCAGAGCTAAGTACAACTACACTACTTACTAGTATAAACCTTACACAGTCTTTTGGGCCCAATGCTCCCATTTTCCAgcccctcactgaagtcaaaccTAGTGTGGTGACTTCCCTTCGTAGTACCCCCAGCATTCTACCCACAACAAAGACAACTGCCCGGCTCACTAGTGCCAGAACTTCAACCACACCTGGCCTGCAGCTTCCTACTGTACCAAAGACAACTAAGCTGATGCCTTGGAACAAAACCACTCTATCAACATTGCTTATACCTCCTACATCAACCTTGTCCACCCGCTTGCTGCTAATCTCCCAACACAGTTCAACAGCTAAAACAGACCTCAGTGAATTAACTAGGACAATGGCTGCAAGAACAAACTTAACCACAGCGGCAGTGACTGCCAAGCAGGTGGCTACAATCAAAACTGGCCTCATTTCAAAGCAGATCCTGCCTGAATCTGAGGTTCCAACACTGAGCTTCTCCCCTAGGGGAAAGACTGGGTCTGCAACTAGACCTACATCACCTTCACTGCAGTTGCCTGTGCATATCCTATCTCTGCAGTTCCGTCTTATTGGAATCGCTTACACAGAACGCCTGAAGAACAAGTCTTCTGATGGGTACAAGAAGCTGGAGAAGGAAGTGAAGTTAACTGTAAGTAGAACTCCTGAAAGTGTTGGAATTTAGAGAAGTCAGCCAGTTACTAGAGCTGAACTTTGCTCCTTTAGTTGCCAGGCTGCAACTGAGTAGCTACTTGTAGCTTGTTTTCAGCTCATGTCTATGAAGACTGCTCCCTTGAGGGAAAAGTCTGCCTAGCCCATAAGGATCCTAATACCCATCCACATCAGACTGGCATCTTTAATGAGTATCCAGTGCACATAACTCTACCACTGAATAGACAAAAGTTTGGTTTTAGTCATGATCAACACTAGCCAGATGCAGACAAGCAGTCTATAAACACGGGGCTTTGTTCTCCCAAATGTGCATAGACTTACCATGGACTGTGGTAAGACAAATTCTTTGTTCCATGCATGGCAATGCTGAGATAGCATTTCCTATTAATCCTTCAGACCCATGTGGACTCTACCCTTCTCTCCCACCCGCCCACTCTGTGCTTATCGATTTAGTCTCTCTTGAATCTCTGCTTCACTTCCCAGTCCAAGAACAACTAGTATTGATATCACTTCCTGGCTCTGCACAAACAAGTCCAGGTTCCTACAAGTCTGACCCCACTTCCAGTAAGCCTTAGCTATTCATAGTGAAGTAGCTGTTGTGAAAATGTGTCCTTAACCAGTGGCTTTTCTTGTTTCTAGCTAAACAAGATGTTATCCAGCTATGAGAACTTTCTCCAAGCAAACGTTCTCCAGTTTTTGTGAGTATCTTACACAACATAAGTACTCCTCTTGCTTAAGCTTTTAAATGTGCTGTGCATATATTCCATCACTAGCTTATGTCTGTAAGCTATGCAGGGAAGAGGGTGAGCCTCGGGTGGGGAGTAACATTATAGATCAAGGACTTCAGGTTGTCTTGCTTCCCTTCCCATCCAGATGGGATAACTTACCAAGTCACCCAACAGAAGCAGGTTGGGTACACATAGTGATGGCAAGTGTCTGTTTACTAAAACAGACAGTAGGTGGCTATTGGCTGACGAATGCAGTGGGGTCTACCAAATTCACGCTTTAAACTGGTGTTCCTTTGGAATAGCCTTTCTAAAGCTATGTGACTTGTGTTTGCACAGTACCTGATACATTCCTATCATGCTACTAAAAGCTTCTAATCTAGCTATCTCCCTGGCCTCTCACAGGAATGGTTCCATCATTGTTGAGAGTGAGGTTTTATTCCAGAGAGATGGCCCTGCTCCCACAAACTCTGACCTCATCCGCACAGTTGTCACAGAAGTGGAAAGGAAAATGGACACCTTTTTTGACTGGAGAGTGGATGTCAAGTCTGTCCGGTCAAATGGTAAGCACCTGAGTGTCTGCAACACAATACGgtgcccagcagcagggcagagctcCCACTACCACTCCTCCCCATTGCCAGATGGCCACAGGAACAGTCAAGCCTGCCCTTCAATAACCAAGCCAGGTGGTGTGTGCCTCCCAGAGGTGGCTTCTGTAATCTCCATGTACACTCAGTGACCCATCATAATTgggtgatggggagggaaaggggtgtTGGCTCCCAATTAGATGCAAGCCATATATTTGGAGACTACTGTACCATGGTTCTTGATAACATCCAGTGTCATGGGTAAACTGCATTTGCTGCAGTAGCAGTTATAGGGAGGCTTCCACAGTATGCTGCACTTTGCTTCAAGGAAAATATCAGAGTAGCATATCCTTCTTAGGGTGCCTCCATCCCTGAGATGGAGCATGCCACCTGCCACCTCAGATTTGTTGTCACCCCGTGTGCTCGCCCCCTCTGGCCAAAACTTTTAAGTTGTGGCAAGGTAAATAGTGGATCTTCTAGTTTGGGCTTGAGGCCTAAAGCCTGTGTACTAGAACATCATTggacagagaagggggagggTGGCAGAGTAATGGCCTGGTGTCCTGTCTAGGCAATGTCACTGCCCTTCTGCCTCCCTCTTGTCTAGGTTTCAGCTTTGAGAATCTAGAGCCAGAAAAGCTGTCTGTCTCATTCACTGCTCTGAGACTCGGCTCAATTGCAGCGTTCGGTGGGGTGAGCAGCCAGAGCTCTCTGGACCAACTAAACAATGTGGTATGGTAACTCTTATACTGAATCACATGACAATGGAGCAGTGTCTCCCTTTATCTCTTGTAAGAGAAGAATGATCACCTCATGGTTAAGGCATGGGAATGTGGGCTCTTCTGTTCCGTTGGGTATGTCACTTGATATCTGCAAAGTGAGGATAATGCTTGACAATCTTGCAAGGCTGAGTGACTCACTAACTCTAGTAGAGGTCTTAGTGCCCTGCAAGTAGAGGCTAGTGAAGACCGTGACACACAAATAAGAACCATATGGCTGCACATAGTAAATAGACCACCAGAACTCCAATCTAGTTCCACTGGGGTGAAAGGaaacagcagctcagctgcataTCAAGGACTGCAAGGGACATGAAGAGATATTTAGGGAATGGAAATGGCCTAAATAACTGAATTAGGAATAAGGTTCCTGCTGAATTGTCACTTCAGTCTCCCCAACCCCTCTTCTGGAGAAGCTGGGAAACAAATTGTCCCCTTTCTTCTCTGTAGGTGGTTCAGTCTCTGGGGACCCTGTACAAAGTGAAGAACTTCTCCTTTGTCAGACTCAGGTATGGACAACTCAAGAGAGCTCTAGACCTTATTTGGAAGCTATATACACAGAAGCAGCTACTTAGCAGTGTGGGGGAGCCAATGGGGAGCTCTGGGCAGTGCTAGGCTGAGTGCAAAGGAGCCAAATAGCCTTGGCTAGACTGCACAAGGCTAGACTGCTTTAGGAcacaggtgggggtggaggatggggaagagacCCTCTTCTGGGGTGAACCTAATAACCATTCAGCAGCTTCCAACTACTATTGACCACAGGAGAGCAGGCTTGAGACTCCCTGAATTGTA
This window of the Chelonia mydas isolate rCheMyd1 chromosome 10, rCheMyd1.pri.v2, whole genome shotgun sequence genome carries:
- the LOC122462073 gene encoding mucin-17-like isoform X1; amino-acid sequence: MMRLPMINHGAGPPHMDKSSGQDTTMASPRRRKSTMRVTPCPATALVTVAKRHRWQIILATVTCFLACTIACNEGSSATPCQNPLGTVPTTLPLQPDLLLSQNATGGILMKPNKYLLNHIVKGQTDLRAAGEKQRARSLWADSVGTTDQLSLPEAKWRDLSRISALAFKLDGKGSLHYKLGAAKKDKNGIDSKTLRLETSLALDALAKMTGFSSKLSPKGLQASSKEDLMFSPHASKAVEVGTMDSNYPAMVPGTLSQAQSLLIDADFLQYDSLHSAPKASTQPLKVSPDTASVAQSSPNSGLKQQAAVDSLTSDAWGLYKMTHFATLMAPSTSLDQRATRSSPTSVLPKFLASAPPTYRASKELSYLMSLTTSPTMPASPAVPTQDNLTMSTNFPESTSLEATNIGPTELTTSRWPGSSPISTGVAAHQPVEPVWLGTVPGTQPGSLTPSPPSGESFLATSPSVTMPNQEHRPSELSDVTKFMLSALPVSMSQSTNLLPAPVSTTRLPSAKPMASTSASAPLHVGDLSHFTEHPSPGPLTVPDTLAGRTERVETEEQFTAAVLMAVSPTVRESINWPMLPVHVSTTAQSPPPSGAPVSPLKVTLPGVVHASSVEVSSGFSSQSGVGRSIPTALSGHSGTRAHIPLVPKPATAELGQLLVLTTSLSGLLDLPADRDTPSSLVLEETFPEASSEQTIVPGVPHNLVTSSNTLTDVAVSDMTQLTGGVTEGPPSVAAGVGLSSATHPLDHLKLDAETASTSSTERILPVGQLGHRLKEHTTEIACTGSDSTSCPTWVSVDLSTAVEQKGSPSLAITHAPANLTRVSPSQESMRGVSSKPDTPVAGTSQALTYSTVLASVKPVAGFLHEDTTANSLSHMLPISKGPRSQSSTSACCPERSPSVSRASTAANITSATLYRELSKTVKFLDKEQTLAAAEVVAKMPPGSSELPLEASSDAPTTELLSSASSAKPQAQPARKHYSLRRPGMRRRLSTPADLVLSHSTTSLPSGTDIQPGPKVHTSPQNKTFPLLPSKTSSDTSVIMKTETNITHSTPLYLNRTGLALLAGSTPTGMEHTPVPITAAGVPVASTTAASEWKPTSATLGEHKVPGVATKAANFSGLASTESPVSVMAPAVGLTSTSTAVSKATPVKNRTAAPLPSPPELSTTTLLTSINLTQSFGPNAPIFQPLTEVKPSVVTSLRSTPSILPTTKTTARLTSARTSTTPGLQLPTVPKTTKLMPWNKTTLSTLLIPPTSTLSTRLLLISQHSSTAKTDLSELTRTMAARTNLTTAAVTAKQVATIKTGLISKQILPESEVPTLSFSPRGKTGSATRPTSPSLQLPVHILSLQFRLIGIAYTERLKNKSSDGYKKLEKEVKLTLNKMLSSYENFLQANVLQFLNGSIIVESEVLFQRDGPAPTNSDLIRTVVTEVERKMDTFFDWRVDVKSVRSNGFSFENLEPEKLSVSFTALRLGSIAAFGGVSSQSSLDQLNNVVVQSLGTLYKVKNFSFVRLRDIKGDLEISGKAYIDTHAHADVSQVLQALRGLVNYSVDLTTLSVDDSRLSLQVFPISFLINNRTVNEKLLDHSSVEHQNLTRDLADVLMHSLRKYQGLLQVVIRDFLSGSLICHGDVVFQHPAPASTDILQTLVLSVGPGHMLAGSGFQVDPYSFTVADDQLEPPFVYPSFPGYAMAIIVMCGLVLIAIPIVALLYLNSGLFGWHDKAIIQGGRDHEAGTQTFELDNQGFRSTIEECRMMADIRTHLQNSLPVSEDAI
- the LOC122462073 gene encoding mucin-17-like isoform X2, with the protein product MMRLPMINHGAGPPHMDKSSGQDTTMASPRRRKSTMRVTPCPATALVTVAKRHRWQIILATVTCFLACTIACNEGSSATPCQNPLGTVPTTLPLQPDLLLSQNATGGILMKPNKYLLNHIVKGQTDLRAAGEKQRARSLWADSVGTTDQLSLPEAKWRDLSRISALAFKLDGKGSLHYKLGAAKKDKNGIDSKTLRLETSLALDALAKMTGFSSKLSPKGLQASSKEDLMFSPHASKAVEVGTMDSNYPAMVPGTLSQAQSLLIDADFLQYDSLHSAPKASTQPLKVSPDTASVAQSSPNSGLKQQAAVDSLTSDAWGLYKMTHFATLMAPSTSLDQRATRSSPTSVLPKFLASAPPTYRASKELSYLMSLTTSPTMPASPAVPTQDNLTMSTNFPESTSLEATNIGPTELTTSRWPGSSPISTGVAAHQPVEPVWLGTVPGTQPGSLTPSPPSGESFLATSPSVTMPNQEHRPSELSDVTKFMLSALPVSMSQSTNLLPAPVSTTRLPSAKPMASTSASAPLHVGDLSHFTEHPSPGPLTVPDTLAGRTERVETEEQFTAAVLMAVSPTVRESINWPMLPVHVSTTAQSPPPSGAPVSPLKVTLPGVVHASSVEVSSGFSSQSGVGRSIPTALSGHSGTRAHIPLVPKPATAELGQLLVLTTSLSGLLDLPADRDTPSSLVLEETFPEASSEQTIVPGVPHNLVTSSNTLTDVAVSDMTQLTGGVTEGPPSVAAGVGLSSATHPLDHLKLDAETASTSSTERILPVGQLGHRLKEHTTEIACTGSDSTSCPTWVSVDLSTAVEQKGSPSLAITHAPANLTRVSPSQESMRGVSSKPDTPVAGTSQALTYSTVLASVKPVAGFLHEDTTANSLSHMLPISKGPRSQSSTSACCPERSPSVSRASTAANITSATLYRELSKTVKFLDKEQTLAAAEVVAKMPPGSSELPLEASSDAPTTELLSSASSAKPQAQPARKHYSLRRPGMRRRLSTPADLVLSHSTTSLPSGTDIQPGPKVHTSPQNKTFPLLPSKTSSDTSVIMKTETNITHSTPLYLNRTGLALLAGSTPTGMEHTPVPITAAGVPVASTTAASEWKPTSATLGEHKVPGVATKAANFSGLASTESPVSVMAPAVGLTSTSTAVSKATPVKNRTAAPLPSPPELSTTTLLTSINLTQSFGPNAPIFQPLTEVKPSVVTSLRSTPSILPTTKTTARLTSARTSTTPGLQLPTVPKTTKLMPWNKTTLSTLLIPPTSTLSTRLLLISQHSSTAKTDLSELTRTMAARTNLTTAAVTAKQVATIKTGLISKQILPESEVPTLSFSPRGKTGSATRPTSPSLQLPVHILSLQFRLIGIAYTERLKNKSSDGYKKLEKEVKLTLNKMLSSYENFLQANVLQFLNGSIIVESEVLFQRDGPAPTNSDLIRTVVTEVERKMDTFFDWRVDVKSVRSNGFSFENLEPEKLSVSFTALRLGSIAAFGGVSSQSSLDQLNNVVVQSLGTLYKVKNFSFVRLRDIKGDLEISGKAYIDTHAHADVSQVLQALRGLVNYSVDLTTLSVDDSRLSLQVFPISFLINNRTVNEKLLDHSSVEHQNLTRDLADVLMHSLRKYQGLLQVVIRDFLSGSLICHGDVVFQHPAPASTDILQTLVLSVGPGHMLAGSGFQVDPYSFTVADDQLEPPFVYPSFPGYAMAIIVMCGLVLIAIPIVALLYLNSGLFGWHDKAIIQGGRDHEAGTQTFELDNQGFRSTIEEDDGRHSYTPTKLSASE